The Kineococcus mangrovi genome includes a window with the following:
- a CDS encoding TrkH family potassium uptake protein, with amino-acid sequence MNPARLTIAGFALAAALGTGLLMLPEAARDGRGTDVVTALFTAVSALCVTGLVVVDTAGFWSGFGQVVVLVLIQVGGFGIMALASLLGVLVARRLGLRGQLAAAAETKTLTPGDVRLILVGVARTSLVVEAATAVLLAARFATGYGEPLPRALWLGVFHSVSAFNNAGFALWGDSLTRFATDPWICLPITAAVVVGGLGFPVLFELRRHLRRPSRWSLHTKLTLLGSAVLLVAGPVMVWLLEWRNPGTLGSLSVPGKLLAGFFQGVMPRTAGFNSVDIAQMNSGTWLGTDVLMFIGGGSAGTAGGIKVTTFAVLLLLIVSEVRGDEDATAFGRTLPRGLHRQALTVALLGVGAVVASTMALLTTTRFSLDQVLYEVVSAFATVGLSTGITAQLPTGGQLLLVALMFLGRTGTITLATALALRSRPRLYQLPAERAIVG; translated from the coding sequence ATGAACCCGGCGCGGCTGACGATCGCGGGTTTCGCCCTGGCCGCGGCGCTGGGGACGGGTCTGCTGATGCTCCCGGAGGCCGCGCGCGACGGGCGGGGCACCGACGTGGTGACCGCCCTGTTCACGGCCGTCTCGGCGCTGTGCGTGACGGGGCTGGTCGTCGTCGACACGGCCGGGTTCTGGTCGGGGTTCGGGCAGGTGGTCGTCCTGGTGCTCATCCAGGTGGGCGGCTTCGGGATCATGGCGCTGGCCTCGCTGCTGGGTGTGCTCGTCGCGCGCCGCCTGGGTCTGCGAGGTCAGCTCGCCGCCGCCGCCGAGACCAAGACGCTGACCCCGGGGGACGTCCGCCTCATCCTGGTCGGGGTCGCCCGGACGAGCCTCGTGGTCGAGGCCGCCACCGCGGTGCTGCTGGCCGCCCGGTTCGCGACGGGGTACGGCGAGCCGCTGCCGAGGGCGCTGTGGCTGGGGGTCTTCCACTCGGTCTCGGCGTTCAACAACGCCGGTTTCGCGCTGTGGGGCGACAGCCTCACCCGGTTCGCCACCGACCCGTGGATCTGCCTGCCGATCACCGCCGCGGTGGTGGTCGGCGGTCTGGGGTTCCCCGTCCTGTTCGAGCTGCGCCGCCACCTGCGCCGGCCCTCGCGCTGGAGCCTGCACACCAAGCTCACGCTGCTGGGCTCGGCCGTGCTGCTCGTCGCGGGGCCGGTGATGGTGTGGCTCCTGGAGTGGCGCAACCCGGGCACCCTGGGGTCGTTGAGCGTGCCGGGCAAGCTGCTGGCCGGGTTCTTCCAGGGGGTCATGCCGCGCACGGCGGGTTTCAACAGCGTCGACATCGCGCAGATGAACAGCGGGACCTGGCTGGGCACGGACGTGCTGATGTTCATCGGCGGCGGCAGCGCCGGCACGGCCGGGGGCATCAAGGTGACGACCTTCGCCGTGCTGCTGCTCCTCATCGTCTCGGAGGTCCGCGGGGACGAGGACGCCACCGCCTTCGGCCGCACCCTGCCCCGCGGCCTGCACCGGCAGGCGCTGACGGTGGCGCTGCTGGGGGTGGGCGCCGTGGTCGCCTCCACGATGGCCCTCCTCACCACCACCCGCTTCTCCCTCGACCAGGTCCTGTACGAGGTGGTCTCCGCGTTCGCCACCGTGGGCCTGTCCACGGGGATCACCGCGCAGCTGCCGACCGGGGGCCAGCTGCTGCTGGTCGCCCTCATGTTCCTGGGCCGCACCGGGACGATCACGCTGGCGACGGCCCTGGCCCTGCGCAGCAGGCCGCGGCTCTACCAGCTGCCGGCGGAACGGGCGATCGTCGGCTGA